In a genomic window of Mustela nigripes isolate SB6536 chromosome 8, MUSNIG.SB6536, whole genome shotgun sequence:
- the LOC132023380 gene encoding glutathione S-transferase theta-3-like isoform X2: protein MWQKMMFPVFLGEQVPPETLASTLAELDRCLQLLEDKFLKDQDFVAGPHISVADLVAITELMHPVSAGCQVFKSRPKLAAWRQRVEVEVGKDLFQEAHATVMKVKDLPPADPATKEKLKPSVQVLLQ from the exons ATGTGGCAGAAG ATGATGTTCCCAGTGTTCCTGGGTGAACAGGTGCCCCCTGAGACATTGGCATCTACTCTGGCTGAGCTGGACAGGTGCCTGCAGCTGCTTGAGGACAAGTTCCTAAAGGACCAGGACTTTGTTGCTGGACCTCACATCTCAGTGGCTGACTTGGTGGCCATCACAGAGCTGATGCAT CCTGTCAGTGCTGGCTGCCAAGTCTTCAAAAGCAGACCCAAGCTGGCTGCATGGCGCCAACgtgtggaggtggaggtgggaaaGGACCTCTTTCAGGAGGCACATGCAACTGTCATGAAGGTCAAGGACTTGCCTCCAGCTGACCCGGCCACAAAAGAGAAGCTGAAGCCCTCCGTGCAGGTTTTGCTGCAGTGA